The Oryzias latipes chromosome 4, ASM223467v1 genome includes a window with the following:
- the pdc gene encoding phosducin: MSNKLIELEENATHTGPKGVINDWRRFKLESMDRENLPSAKKELLRQMSSPNKSKDDSRANLNRKMSVQEYELLKEEDEGCLKKYRRQCMEEMHNKLSFGPRFEGVHDLDSGEAFLEVIEKEHHSTVVVVHIYKIGIKGCEQLNSCLDCLATEYPTVKFCRIDAVSSGAAERFSDEYLPTLLVYKAGELLGNFLSCTQHLSEEFFATDVEAFLNSYGLLPEKELPKLEDEEENDVE, from the exons atgtcaaacaaactGATTGAGCTTGAGGAGAATGCGACCCACACAG GTCCAAAAGGAGTCATCAATGACTGGAGGAGGTTTAAACTGGAAAGTATGGACCGGGAAAACCTGCCTTCCGCAAAAAAAGAACTGCTGAGACAAATGTCTTCCcccaataaatcaaaagatgactcCAGAGCAAACCTAAACCGAAAG atgaGTGTCCAAGAGTATGAGCTGTtaaaggaggaggatgaagggtGTCTGAAGAAGTACAGGAGGCAATGCATGGAAGAGATGCACAACAAGCTCAGCTTTGGGCCCAGGTTTGAAGGCGTGCACGATCTGGACAGTGGAGAGGCCTTCCTAGAAGTAATTGAAAAGGAGCATCACAGCACGGTGGTGGTTGTCCACATTTACAAGATTGGTATCAAAGGTTGTGAGCAGCTCAACAGCTGCCTTGACTGCCTGGCCACTGAGTACCCCACCGTGAAGTTCTGCAGAATTGACGCTGTATCGTCTGGAGCCGCGGAGCGTTTTTCGGATGAATACCTACCAACTCTGCTGGTGTACAAAGCTGGAGAGTTACTAGGGAATTTCCTTTCCTGCACACAgcatctaagtgaagaattcTTTGCCACAGATGTTGAAGCTTTTCTCAATAGCTATGGTCTGTTGCCTGAGAAAGAGCTGCCCAAGctggaggatgaagaagaaaatgatgtAGAGTAA